TCTAGCACTTCATGTTTTCCTTTTTGCTCGTAGTAAGGAGCATTGGGAAAATCACTGGCAAAATGATCTTGAATGGCCTTCTTTCCTTTAGAAATGGCCATCAGAATTTCAGAAATACCCGAAGCAATGGCCTCCTCCACGATGTACTGGATCACCGGTCGATCAACGATGGTCAGCATTTCTTTCGGCACTGATTTGGTGGCAGGCAGCATACGTGTTCCTAAACCTGCCGCAGGAATTATCGCTTTCTTAACCTTCATTGATTAACAATCGTCGGTTTAAAAATATGGATGTTTTGTGCTTCAAAAGTTCGTTGCAATCGTTCATACATTTCTTCTGACGTGTATTGCCCGATGATCGTTCCCCCTGATCCGGTGAATTTAGCACTTGCTCCATGTTCTCGCGCCAATCGGATCATATTCAGGTGAGCTGGAGCAATTTGACAAATGGATTGACGGAGGTCAAAATTCCGATCAATCAGCGTCCCAAGGTTTTTTTGTTCCACATCACTTTCCAATGCCTTTTTAGCCTCTGTGGTTAATTCTGATAGCTTTCGCATGACCCGATGTACCTCAGACTCACCCCGATCGTACCTGCTTCTCAAATCATTGTGAATAATTTCCGACCCTTCGGGCTCCCCTTCCATGTAGGCAATGTAGAGGTTTTGAAAATTTGTTTTTTGCATCGGCTCATAGGTCCCATAGCCTTTCAAATCCATCAGGGCCTTGTCAAAATCCATGTAGATGGGACATTCGAAGGCCTGCACTACGCGATCTTGTAAACCCGCACCTATGCCCATCTCCTGAGTCTCAACGGCCAAAACCTCATTGGCCAGTAAATGTGGTGGAATTTCCAGGTTAAAGTACTGCATCAAAGCACGCCATGTAGCTGTAATGATGGCACTTGATCCCGCCATACCTACCTGCAGAGGAATATTACTTTCGAAATTGATCTCAAAACCAGCGTCGGATAGATTAATTTGATGCGTCTTAGCATGGTCTGCAAATCGCTTTACAGCAGCTTGCAACAAAGACTTTTTTGTTCGTCCGGATACCGATCGATGTAGACCTTGAATGTCAGGATAATGCTGATCATCATCTTGCAACTTTATGCCTGATAATTTTGGCTCTAAGGCCACTTTGGCTTGAAATTCTCGAAATGGAAAAGCGATGGTCTTGCCAAAAAACCCGTCAGAGGGGTTGCCGAATAAGGCGGCTCTCGGATAAGCGATTCTACGGATCAAGCGAGTGTGTTTTGACGGATGTTTTCAACCATTTTTTCAAGTTTACGACCGGCTTCCAGATATACATTGTAACGATGATCTCCATCACTGGTGGCGTCATCTGATAAATGAAAGACTTTACCCAAATGCGGTTCGATGGCCAGGAATCCATCGTACCCATCATGAATGAGGTCGCTCAAAATCAAGTCCAAACGAGCATCACCCTCTCCTGGTAATTTATAAACAGGTTCACCTTCTTTTTGCTTCATACGGGCATCCTTCACGTGAATGTGGACCACAGCATGTTTTACTTTTTGATAAAATTCCCAGGAATCTTGCCATGGAAAAGGTTCAGATTTGGAACGATCGCGCTGAAAAATAGGGTTTCCCGTATCAAAAACGAGTTTCAGGTCAGGAACCGAATCTATCAATCGTAAGGTATGATTCGCTGAAAATCCTCCATAATTCATGCAGTTTTCATGTAGAGGAACCAATCCAGCATCCATGAATCGTTTGGTGATCTCTCGCAATCTTCTGAATCGTTCCGATCGGTGCTGATCATCTCCCCAGGGTTCTTGTGCGTATGACATGATGCGGGCATACTTCACTCCCATTTTTTGCATCCGTGGGATACAGCGTGCCACTTCCTGAATCGTGATATCAAAGTCCGAATCGATCTTTTTGGCCCAATTCCCGATGAGCGTCCCAAATTCGGCTACTGAAACCCCCGATTCATCCAGGATTTCAATTACGTGATCAAACTCACGCTCAGGCAGGTCATGAATATTTTTTCCATTGAATGTCCGCGCAGAAAGGTATTGCCAACCCAGGTCTTTGGTCACCTGGATCTGCCCTGCCAGGTCATCTGCTGCTTCATCGGTAAATCCTGAAAATTTCATGAAATGGAATTCATTTATCGGATATCGAAACTAAGGTAATTTGCAACGTCCAAATCGTCATGCCGGTTTTTATTGACATAAATTCCCTAGGATGTCGATAAAATACCGGTATCTCCTTGACGATTTTTACCGGTTTGACATCAAAATGCTTGAAGAGATAAATCATCTGGCACTTTACAACTCCACCCACTTCCCATTACTCCTCGCACTTTCATAAATCGCATTGATCAATGCCACGGGTTTCAGCGCTTCCTCAGCATCCACGTTCAATGGCGCTTTTCCTTCAACAGCTGCCACAAAGTTTTCAAAGTTCTTCTGGTGACCCTGAAATTTGATCGCCTTTGGATCATTTGCACCCTGTGCTTGCTGTGACGCTCCCATCAGGTGATCCCGAACGTAAGTATCCGAACCCCGAGCCTCCTTAAAATCCCATAAGCGAAAATGTTCATCCGCCAGAATTACCGCTCCTTTTGAGCCATAAATATGGATCTCTGCCGGATTTCCTTCAGTTGACCAAATGGAAGTAGAGCCCTGAATCACTCCCTTTGAGCCGTTTTCGAATTCAAGCATGGCCATGGCTGTATCTTCTACTTCTATGTTCCGATGGGTCAAGGTTCCCACACTGGCCGTCAGTCGTTTCGGTATACCCAGGAAATAAATGAGCAAGTCGATGGTATGAATGGATTGGTTCATCAGTGTCCCTCCGCCATCTAGCTCCCAGGTTCCTCTCCAGGCCCCTGAATCATAATAAGCCTGATCCCGGGACCATTTGATGTTGGCTTCACAAGTGATGATCTGTCCAAATCGTCCTGCTTCAATAGCTGTTTTCAATTGAGTAACCGATTCGTTGAACCGTCGATTGAAAATGCCCCCGAGTAATACCCCGTTCTCTTTAGCAAGTTGCTGTGCCTCATGTACACGATCCGGCGTGATTTCCAATGGCTTTTCACAAATCACATGCTTACCGGCAAT
This genomic stretch from Cytophagales bacterium harbors:
- a CDS encoding GHMP kinase codes for the protein MIRRIAYPRAALFGNPSDGFFGKTIAFPFREFQAKVALEPKLSGIKLQDDDQHYPDIQGLHRSVSGRTKKSLLQAAVKRFADHAKTHQINLSDAGFEINFESNIPLQVGMAGSSAIITATWRALMQYFNLEIPPHLLANEVLAVETQEMGIGAGLQDRVVQAFECPIYMDFDKALMDLKGYGTYEPMQKTNFQNLYIAYMEGEPEGSEIIHNDLRSRYDRGESEVHRVMRKLSELTTEAKKALESDVEQKNLGTLIDRNFDLRQSICQIAPAHLNMIRLAREHGASAKFTGSGGTIIGQYTSEEMYERLQRTFEAQNIHIFKPTIVNQ
- a CDS encoding Gfo/Idh/MocA family oxidoreductase; its protein translation is MKSIGIIGGGMIAALHAQAIQAMEGAELAGAYIRKPEQAAAFAQKHECPTYTDLDEFLHLDQLDMVTIATPSGAHLDGIKAAVIAGKHVICEKPLEITPDRVHEAQQLAKENGVLLGGIFNRRFNESVTQLKTAIEAGRFGQIITCEANIKWSRDQAYYDSGAWRGTWELDGGGTLMNQSIHTIDLLIYFLGIPKRLTASVGTLTHRNIEVEDTAMAMLEFENGSKGVIQGSTSIWSTEGNPAEIHIYGSKGAVILADEHFRLWDFKEARGSDTYVRDHLMGASQQAQGANDPKAIKFQGHQKNFENFVAAVEGKAPLNVDAEEALKPVALINAIYESARSNGKWVEL
- a CDS encoding sugar phosphate isomerase/epimerase; translation: MKFSGFTDEAADDLAGQIQVTKDLGWQYLSARTFNGKNIHDLPEREFDHVIEILDESGVSVAEFGTLIGNWAKKIDSDFDITIQEVARCIPRMQKMGVKYARIMSYAQEPWGDDQHRSERFRRLREITKRFMDAGLVPLHENCMNYGGFSANHTLRLIDSVPDLKLVFDTGNPIFQRDRSKSEPFPWQDSWEFYQKVKHAVVHIHVKDARMKQKEGEPVYKLPGEGDARLDLILSDLIHDGYDGFLAIEPHLGKVFHLSDDATSDGDHRYNVYLEAGRKLEKMVENIRQNTLA